The genomic region caaccaaaattgAATTTCTTTCAAcccaaatcaaacctctttcaacccaaatcaaaaccctttcaaccaaaaccaaaaatctTTGAACCCAAACCATAtacctttcaaccaaagtccaaatcaaccatatctatccaccatttcatcatcccctgaagtcacataAGATCGATTcatgccatctctatccaataacacaatctcccaagtgctatccatagcacaaatccaatctaatccaagtcatgattcatagagtctcattcaaaatcctttctcgtCAAGTCAAAATGTTGAAACCTTCtaagaatctcccatgaatatccaaactccttccccatgtcaggaggacaatccaaaatcaaaagaaatcaatcatgaaataaatcaagatcaagaacaaaccttttcatcctacccaatttttgatgaagactccacctatcaagaatcttatgatgatcccctcattattttgtattccactcataataacacccttgtttctcaagagaaagatgttctttcaagttccatccaacatccacctcctaagcaagatcaggacatcccttccatccttcctaataatctctttctaagtcaagatcaaagtatcccttcaccttcatgtcctaaataagatctcattatttctctagattcttgtcaagatcactctttcccttcatttccatgtcataatcctccatttctctcacaagattccctctcaaatgaatctaccatttatcctagtcttcctcataatcccaatgcctctacacaagttgtacatgaacccctcatcaatgaaatcaccaatcaaGATCATACTGTAGAGAATAATTTATCAACAATggtatgtgtgccatcatcaaatgctaatgtagCAACGAAATCAAGCacaacaccaactaatgagatcaatgcctagttggcttcatcatactcttcaagtgcatcaattaaaaaaaacatagcacccactcatgtcacaacttcgaaaccaaaatctatttgcctcatacacccacacttgaaagactgggggcaagaagatctATCACAAccgaattggtttgaaaataaggagtcTATAGCAAAAACTGTACATGAAAGACTCCTagctgaatatcctattgaaaatgCCAGGTTCattcaactcttcaaacaaagaccgaTGAATTATatacacaaagttcataccaacttAATAACAACATGCTCCTAAAAAGATATtccatctaagggtgggttcatttcaatttttagtactacatttactgcattgcatatctccatttcagaatgcaccatagttgcttgcatatcattattgctttctcatatagttgcatcaataaaaacatgataattgtctaagtcattcacctatttgcactgaaaggaacgaaggttgtctcatttcctagatacttgttcatgaagtctttaggaggactttagtcattcatcttcaacgtcaccttgtgattaagctttatccttggttgggtagaagtttcactatcaagtcttgttacccaaaatctatcaatttctatatctcacacattaatcaaaagctctaagtcattacagatacctagttggtcacatggctagtgaaaaatccaatattctgcttcatcgccactgtaattgtcatacccaagtaggtttcattacttacgaaacaaggcaagaaaataaaagaaaaaagtgttatgtcaatatccatctcaaagtaaaaagagcaaagatatatagctgaaatatcacacatacaagtgcaacaaaaatcttgactatgggaacatgcgaataactccatcagggctatggatgcttgcttgcaatggagcaatattcgatagattacagtgtataacctcgTCGAAGCCCTAAAATATTGTTGGCAGCCAGGCTCTAtccgagatgcttttgaagtcagaataactcacgcatctagccacataggattccaagggtctttgatggttataagagtcagaataaactcaaatgcacacacatgggcaaaagaagatcaaagtttcaagaattgatggagaacttttccacacctccattcataaatcttggttacatagtgtgttaggttggatggtgtAAGTCTTTTGAGaacggattgaactcctatctcataaatgtttcacacctttaatccaattagtgcattttagaatgaaagacacGCACACTCATCCTTATTtgaataggaactgcatttttTTCATGCATCCTGCATTGGTataactcatataaaaaattcattgtctccatacgCATCGCCTAAATCATGatgtcatcataggtctgcatactgggggtaTAACTGAAAAAATCtctacaaaataaaaaaatgtcatgaaaaaataaaaaattcagaaaatgtcttgaaaaaagccataaaaataaaaaattaaacaacaaatctgaaaatcaaagcaagaaagcatgggccatccatcaaatcaaatcaacaataaacaAACTCTCAaaatctacaatcaaactgatcacatgtcttgttaatcaatctatcgatcaaactctatcaaacatcaacatgtcttatacaagaaagggtatactcgaaaccagacagatcggtcttatacgaggtactcactctttgaaaccagacattcctatcaatgaacacacaaatcaaaacaatgacatagattagtatgactgctggattttgtccaagttagtcttatctttatcaattaatggtaggtcatgtttcatcaataccaaaaacatttgaaaaccataaaataccaaaacattcaaaaaagtcccaaaaaaaaataaaatcagaaaacatcaaaatcgcaacaaaaacattcaaatactatcctcaaaaaagcacaaaaatattgataaaataccAAAAACCCCTAAACATCGAAGGGCtcttaaaaaacaaactaaaaaatcagaaaacaacaaatacttgcaataacatgtctcacaagaatcaaatatcctagcaattatccagcaaacacttcgcacgaagttaaataAAGGATACacctatcttgtcaaaacatctgcaatcaagctGATCAACTGTATAATCTATCAAATCACTCTCAAACTATCAATGTGATTAACATCTTGTCATAAACATaatcggtacactcgaaaccagacaggtcagtcttaaacggggtccaaaacttttgaaaccagacattatcacaatcacatcaagcaatcataCAAAGACACAAATCAATATGGCTACTGCATTTTGTTCtagttggttttatcttttatcaaattggtgaagatcatgtttctagctactcaaggatgtccgaAAAGAGACTAGAGGAGCCgcgatgggcatgatcctttttctttgtttgttgtttgtggtttgaaccaatgaattttTGGGTGTAtgtgattggtacgttcattcgaTAAATATCCTATACAAAAATTGAAGTCAGGGAtatctatgcttgtgactatcgcacataccttgacccctgttGTTATTCCTAGAAtgaagggttcattccttgtctgctaagtgtttgtttctttgcaatgagatatctatgcatcttggttccttataccttggtgtacaAAGCTTcgttgttacataataaggctcaatgatgaaaatgtgttgcactatgaataaagacaagaagactattcaccatcaatcaaatcatcatcatacCATTTCAATTCATACCAATTGTTTctgatctcatcatgttgattgtctcttcaaatcattctctTATCAAGAATAttttcttgaatcaaccttttcaattcattctttcatctaacatgatctctctcatcacttaattccaatcttttTATCTACGGTTCTATCCTTTTCTCATATCAAgatttctatctatcaatcaattattcttcactttcatcatatttcattattcatccaatcttgatctatcatttgtcttatacaggattagaCCTTCTTGAAACCAGGcatgatcatctttatcttatacaggatgtatccttcctgaaaccagacaaatcagtcttatacaagatgtatccttcccgaaactagacattttgatcatcattTGTCTTACACATGATgcgtccttcctgaaaccaaactttatctttatcaatccgatcaattttatcaattagatcaatCCTATCAaattaatcaatctacaaatcacttcaaccatttcttttctataatcaaactcattcctatcATCAAGTTAAttattcttcatctttcatctaacattcttctgcTTTCAAGAGATCatccatgcctttaatgcacaaacaatctcttgagggggcattataccctagtgtcaccggggcatactggggcataaagtttttcgttttctttgaaacaacgtcattctgacattgtctcaaagaggggcaaatgtagacacctaaaaatgtctctttaatcgtatactaattattcatctaattaattaagtaattttttaattatttgattaaactaactatttcttctaatcatcacccttcaacacttgtaattattctatttctattctctaattaattaatcagttaacccctttctcaaatattaattatttaattaattatgattaattccttaattaaatattctttattatttaattaaattctatttctaatgtttaaataattttatttaaattcattaaattatttttccaaatccccaaattcaaatttcaaataattccatctaatttcatttctctcaaattcatatttccccgaattcgaatttcaattaatttcatctaattccaaatcatcaaattcatatttcaccaaatttgaatttcagttaatttcatgtgcatttcagcgttcaaatgaccaaattcaaatccaaattgaaaatgaaagtcTAATTCAATTTcgaattcctacaacacatgctaaatcagaactgattgatcaaattagttgtctaatcagttaactcatcaatcatcctttttaactcaaaagcaactttttatgactaatccatcaattaagtcatctccctagtctattcagtttactgatcaatcaaatgagttcacTCTCTAATCAATCTAGtcgactactcaatcaaatgagttaacaagtcaatcaatcttagttaacaaatcaatcaactctgttaattgATCAATCCAAATtagttgtctcccaatcaacacttgagttctatttctcaccccctttgtgttgaaaatctataaattcaacatcattttctcaattcaaggaGAATCACAAAAATCATATTCTTCAAAattgttgtctatcttatgcaggaaatcaagtgcaataccggagagccacctacatcaacaacaatggagaagagcaatggaagccttgttatgtcaattgagggagtcttaaatAGATCattatttcaattcaattgatattgcattattctattgtcatttaggagtaatatcgattagattagagttgtgattcgctctttgatatctgattatgcaatttaGGCTTATTTACTGCCTAAGTACATGTGCTTCATGTTTAGTTTTCCTTCACTTCATGAATGCTTGTTTAAGTTAATGCATACTTTAAGTCTGCATTAATCATACACATGAACCATTAGGTAAGCATTCTCCTTAATGAGATTTCCTTGAATGCGAAACGTTCGGTCGTAGTTATTTCCATTCATGCTAACTTATGGTTATCTTAACAAATTGGTTAAAACATTTATCCATTTTGTCATTTCTTTTTCATAACTTATGGATCTTACTTTCTTTTCATTGAATGCACTCATATTAATGACAATTGATGTTTATGCTTAAATCTTGCTTTTATGGAAATGGAAATTTACTTAGATTTAATTAGTAATCAATTATGTTAGTTTTCCTAAGGTTAGGACTAGCGGGTCCCTACACCATCATCCACATCATCTAAAACTATTATTATTTTATAGATGATTTCTTTGAAATTCCTTTATTGGGTTGGTGTTGACAAAAGTACTTACTTTATAAATATGCCAAGCCATTTTTTTGTGTCCTCATGTATTACATCAAACAAGAAGTAATAATGACCCTTAATTCCCAACACGCATACCTTTTAGGTCATAATTATTTTACCACACCTCCTCATTGGAACAATACATACAAATTTTACGTAATTCCTATGCTCATCCTGCAATCTTACATTTTGGAAAGCTAGAAGTGCTCCGTGAAATCCAATAGGGTGTTCGGATAACTCTAACACTTGCTATTTTGCTTCTTCTAGCATTGTATGCACTATTGTCTTTAACATAATGTGCAATGCTGCCGATGACCCTCTACATGTTTGTTAAAATAATATACAAGAGAGTTATTCAATTCCCCTAGTTGTTAGGGATGGTCTCTACAGAATCATATTGCTAAAATATTATGCAATTATAGGTTGTCCCAAGGTCAACTCTTGCAACTTTTCCTGTTATTTTTCCCACCACGCCTATGCATTAGAGGGTTCCTAAAATTCCTTTGTGCAAAAACTTGGCGGCTTCCATGTGAGTGGACAAGCAATTCTAGGGTTATTTAGAGGTATTTTTTAATTTGGGCAAGCAATATTTAAGACCGAGGAATACTtctcatatatttttatttttattttaataatattaataatttgatTAGGTCCATAGAAATTATTCTATAGTATTAAATTGTGTGTATATAATCAGATGTTAGAGATTTTCCCAAATATGATTACATAAATGATTTGAAGGCTTGTATAGATAATATTGGAGGCACAAAATGTTCAATTATTGATACAAATAATTTCAAAATCTAGATGTTACAATTATGATCATATATTAACATTTTAAAAATCTATTTTAGACACTTTTAAGAACGAACATATTTGAaccatcatatttgatgatgttgaTTTGAAATCTTAGATTTAAGAAATGAACTTAAGACAAATTCCCCATTGAACTTAAAAGACAAATTTTGACATTCCCCATATAGTTTTGGAAACATCAAGTTAAAAGTATATAACTACTAAATCTCCTCCCCATATGACAAAGACATGTTGAAAGGGAAAACCTTTATTGTTTGTTTATTTGTTTTAATCGAAACATTAAGTCCATGAAAACATCCAACATATGGATCTAGTCATTTGTTGATGCAAAGAAAGCTCAACTCTTTGGACAAAGGTGGTTCAGCGACTTCAACTAAGTGCCATATAACAAGATTTCATTCTCTTAAAAAGACTGCATCTATCGATTATTATAATAGGGAAAAAAAAGACAGCACGTACATAAAAATCTAACGCGTCAGAACTGTGGCGTGCTTTTCAAGTTACCACTTGTGTAAAGAGAAGGGGCACTGTATATTAAACAAATGATCCCTATTCCCTAGCAATGCCTGGCTTCTTCACTTGTGATGTGCCTGCATGAAGGTGCAAGTGATCTGCGCTTCACTGAAGCGCTTGTGAGGATTCAAGTACTGAGTTTTGTGTTTTCTTCTCGTTCCGTATTGTCTGTCTGCGGGGAATTCGTACAAAAATGGGGTGGATGATGATGTGGGGAATGGAAGGCCAGGGGAAGCAGAAGAAGACGCCGAGGTTGGCCTCCGACGCGCTGCCTCTTCCTGTGTGGGTGACCAACAAGGTATTCTTGGTACTCTTCTTCCTTGCCTCATACTTCTTGATTGGGCGGTGGAAGGAAAAAGTCAGAATTTCCATTCCGCTCTACACGCTTAGCCTGGTGGAAATCGGGGCCCTGCTCTCCCTTGTGGCCTCCTTTAGCTATCTCCTCGGATTCTTCGGCATCGCCTTCGTGCAAAACACTGGGGAATTCGACAACCATGGGGAAGAACCAATGCTGGATTCTTGCAAGCCTAAAGAAGAGGCGGATCCTCCGGCAATCGATGTGACGAATTGCACGGATGAGGAAATTGCAGTTGCTGTTGCCCATGGAAGCGTGGCGTCGCAAATGTTGGAGAAGAGGGTGGGGAACGCCAGGAGGGCGGCCTCTGTGCGGCGCAGAGCTGTGGAGTTAATGATCGGAAGGTCTCTGGAGGGTCTGCCCCTTGAGGGTTTTGATTACGACGCCATTGTGGGTCAATGCTGTGAGTTGCCTGTAGGGTATGTACAGATTCCGGTGGGTGTTGTGGGACCACTGCTGCTTGACGGAGCAGAGTACATGGTTCCAATGGCCACTACGGAGGGCTGCTTGGTGGCCAGTACCAACAGAGGGTGTAAGGCCATTTACCTCTCCGGTGGGGTCACTAGTGTTATTCTCAAGGATGGCATGACTAGGGCACCCGTTGTCAGCTTCGCCACCGTTAAAAGGACTGCCGAGCTCAAATATTATGTCGATGATCCGGACAATTTTGATACCTTGTCGGTAGTGTTCAACAGGTGCGTGTTTACGTCGCTTGATTGTTTTGTAATTTATGGTGATTTTTTCTTAGAGTTGAATTCCAAGTTAGTTTAGCTTTGCCTCGTCTTCTCCGACCGATTTGGATGTTTTCACTCTCTTCTCCCTCGGAATCCACAGTACCACCCCATTTTCTCTTAGCACGTGGCAGCCAATTCTGTGCTTTGTATATTTTTGCATTTGAAAAAGGATTTTGCAACCAAAAAGGGATTTTTAATTGAATTCAGAAGGGCTAAATGATATCACTGTCCGAAACCATTTGTCCAATTATCTCAATTGAGAAATCCCAAGAGTACTATCTTACAGCACATTTACAGCAATCTATCCGAACGTTTTTCAACCAACTATATGTTCTCTATTTTAAATCTCAATTTCTCCTTTCAGATGCCCTCAATATCTAGCAGGTTCTCTCGCATCTGGCCTGTATCATTCTTCCCTATTCAAAGGGAAATTTCTACACTTCCTCGCATGGAGTCATATTTCATCCATCGTGGGAACTCATCCAATTCGCCATAGTTCCATGGAGTTTCGGAAGCGAAGGTGGGGGTGGGGATGGAGAGGCAGGGGACCGAAGGCCTAAATTTGGCCACGGTGGGGGACTGAAGTGTAagtaaataatatattaatattataattaattagtaaatataatatattaataatcatatataaatttaaaaaataataatagtatTATTAATAAGCTTATTAAGGGGCATGTGGTTGGAAGGACACCATACAGGTTGTTGaggcaattagagtagattagaaTAGAAGGATAAAAGATTTATAATGTTCATGAGATCAAGGATGGTCTATGGGACAGCAGATCCAGTCATTTTTTGCGTTTTGAAGTGTTGATTTTCTACTATTCAACTTAATAATGAACTCTCTCATTTGCTCAACCATCTCATTGTTGAATAGATCTTGAAATGAAGTTGATGCTAGATAACTTGTGTATCTGACCTGGGTGTCATATTAAGCTTTACGTTACAAAATAAAGCACTTTTCTGATTCCGAAACAAACTCTCTCTTCACATGCCTTTTATAACCTTTTCCATCCACTTGTTTCACATTGAAGATGATGCAAGGTGGTCCTTAACTATGAGAATATTTGCTCTCCAAGAGATATTGGTTTCTAAATGGGGTTTTTGGCTGATGGTGGGAAGGGATTGAATTCTTTAAGGTATCGTTTCTTATTTCTCCTATATGGACTTGTGAAATTTATCTACAACAAATGTCTTTATTTCTTTGCCATTATTAGGATGAGCATTCAACAAGTTAATGTGTCATTCGTTCATCAATCTGCAGTTTTGCTTCATCCATGACTTCTTTAAAGACAACATTGGGCGGTTGATTTGCTCTTTTCttttttcagatatctaaaaagtCACACCATAGCAGTAGTTTCAGTAAGAATTATACCTGTTTTAGCAAGAAGAATCTCATAGGGGGCCAAGGTTTTTTAAAGTGAGTTTTCTTGTAGTTGTGATCATGTATTTTTGGATTCTATCTATTTGCATTCATTTGGTGTTTGGAGTGCTGTTGCTCCATTTTTTACATCCATAAAGCACCACCGGAATTGCTAATAGCTCAAATAGAGTCTCAATGGTTTTCCAATTCTACAATGCTGCCTTTGCATTCATTTTAGGGCAAAATGTGCTTTCCACCCTCCCAAAATTCTCTTCCTTCTGCAAGTTTTTTAATTAAGCTTGTTGTTGAAGTTAGTCAAAATAGATATTTATATTTCATTACTTCCTTTAGAATACCTCCTTCAAAATAAAAGTTGAACTGAATCTTTTTCTTTCTATTAAAGAAAGTTCTTGCTAGTATTAATTTGTATATCAACATCTTTGCAAAAATTTTCTATAGATGACTCCAATACTATATTTGAATAAGTCAACCATTCATTACAGCCTTTTCTTGAACAACTCAGAGAAGGTGAATAATTCATGAAAAAATATAGAATGTTCTTCAAAACAATTTTTATAATGAGGAACCCATGCCATCTCCACATCCCCTTCAGAGGAGACACCCTGGACACATCCCCTCTTTTAGGGAAACATCCTGGGGATGTCTCCTCTTGGTGGTGGCGTAGGGATGTTGACCTGGTGTTTAGATTTCTCAAGGACATCCCCATCCTAGAAACATCATGATTTAGAGGTGTGATATGTCTCTGTGTAACACTTACTAATCATTTATGGACGATGTGTGCCAATTATCTCCTTTCAAAAGATTTAACAGTCTTGTTTGACTTTGCTTTCCATTTACTCATCATTGCCTTCGACGTAAATTTTCTCATGATCATAAACACTTTGATTATTTGTTTGATATTTAAGTAAACCTTTGATAAAAATATTTGGATTTGAGGATTGGTATACTGTATGGTCAACGAATAAAATTCCTCAGTATTACCAGGATCACTCAATAGGATAGTAAGATAATCATCTAGCACACCGGTTTCTGGATGTTTCTTTTTTTCTCTCGATGCAGATTCTGGTCTGCAAGATTACCCTTGATGTGCAAGTGGATTGGCATTTTCTTGTTTAAGTCACTTTTAAACTTAGTCATGAGATCATTCAAGGGTTAAAAAAATATGAGCGTTAAGTTGACCATTCTTGCCTTATTCGTGATAATAAATTGGTAGACATAAATTGACTCTAAGCTATCCAGCTTATcccataaaatattaaataatgataCACTGTGGAAGCACCACTTTTAAAAGTGACAAACCAAGGAGCTCCACAATTAGCAGTTTATAAGGGGATAACATGCTAAGCAAGCTAGACTGGAAGAAGCTTCATGGTTAAAGTGGACATGAGAGTTAATATTAAGATGGGTGATTTCTTAGGAAGGTCCAGTGCTTCATCTTTGAGATTATCTTCTAGATGTAAAGAGTGTCGTGAACTATTCATACTTAACGAGAGATGGAATTTTGTAAAGCACTAGCTCATAAAATACATGAACTCGGTAACATAGAACTAGATCTTGGAAAATcaaattattcaaattatttagTTCCGCCACCAAATTCCCTGAGCCTTTACTTGGTTTGAACCAGATTCTGTTCCTGAGCTGGTTTGTATTCCAAGGAACAAAATGAACCAGGTTCATTCTGCTTAGAGAACCCTGACCGGTACATTTACAGAACCCTGCTTGGGTGTACCCCATACCCTGGTTGAACTTGATTGTTCAGGGTTTTTTAACAAAAGAttcattataaatataaaaaaaaagaaaaaataaacaacaaaatctaataAATATAAAGAAATAATGTTAAAACTTAAACAGTTTTTCTAGTGAATTgagaaatataaaataattaagaaGGCCCCTTATTTTAAAAAGGGAATATCATGGCTGAAGTTGTTGTGTGGACTAGTTTGGATCCCAATAAATCATCTTTATCTTTACCTTTACCTTTCAGGTCTGCTAATGTTGTCTATATGCTGTCTGGCCCACTCTATTTTTGCTTCCAAATTTTAATATCACAGTGCCAGACATAGCACCGCATGTACTCATCTAATCTGGCAGTACTATATTTCCGTTACATTCTTAGACGCTGAAACAACTGTGTTTGCTTGACCAATTGCCATATAAAGGGACATTATATCATCGTACAGATATTCTGCTGTAGCTAGTCTCAACTCCATATTTCAGACTTGTTTCTTTCCTTCTAAAATCAATTGCTTTTGTAAACAACAACACGGTTATTGATTCTCTTACATTCATAAGGAGTTGAACAAATATAAAAGTACTTTCCAGTCCTAGCAAAGACATTTAGTTTAGCTATCTAATATCCGGTATAGGTACTTTATAAACACAAAGTTTTGCAATTTTATATGACCTCAAAGTAGAAACCTATAAAGAGTGCAAGTTCATCTTTTCATCACGTGATTGTTGTTTCCATAGTTCTTTTTTCCGAATCTTATATCTGTGTGCCCTGCCAGACTCTTGAACTCATTTAAAGCATTGGATGTTTGGTAGCAAACTTCTTCATGCACATTTCCATGCTGTAATCTCCTATAATTATGCTACTTTTACAGTTTTTATTCCATAAATAATTGCCTGACCAATTGAAGAGGTTCATCCTCAATGTGTTGTTTACTTGGAATCAAGTGAAAGTTGTTTTAACCCTTAGCATCTCTTCGAGACTATTTCCAGCATGGTGAAAAGACTGATAGATTGATTAGTCTAGAGTGTCCATCCTTATGAACTGGATAATTTTTCACTTTTCTTATGCATTCTGAATAGGCATTCTACAAATGACAAACATCCATGGGTACTATCAAATGACAATTTTGGTTCCGCCACCTTTTATTCTGCCAAATCAATCCAAAGATTGATGAAATTATCTTGCAATCTCACTCAGAATCGGCAACAACATGGGGACCATCTCTCAAAAGGCATCTGTAGTACAGTGCTCAATCTAAATAATATAGAAAAAAATGCAGACATCATATTTCACATGGCTAATTTTAAATCATAACTGGATTAATGGAAGTATTTTAATCAAATTCGTAACAGAAGAATCGCAATCGTGGTCCTGAACCAATAGCTTAGGTGTCAACATTAAGTAAGGAGAAAACCCAGTATTTACACTCTTTGTTCCTCTCACTTTACATTTTATAGAAAAACCTCAACAGCTATCTTAAAATAAAATCCTTGTTCATTTTAAATTTCTGGTAACttaaaaaattcataaatcatGGTTGCTTTCTTGTTTTATGTTGATTCCATTCTTTAATTTACCAATTTAAAacgttttgtattttttttaatgattttgagcTGGCAGGCTTAGGGCTAAAAGCTGATTAGCAGTTACTAGGACACTCTAGTTCAAAGCTTGGCCGGGGAGAAATTCTCCTGTAGGGAAAACACCAGTTGGTTCCAGTGACCCTAAAAGTGCTTTAGATTACAGGAGCGATTGCTTcagattttattttttctttcgaGCATGCTCATCACTTTGTTTTTCATGGAATTTTGTAAGAAATGACCTTTAAATTATTACAGCTAAATTCTTTTGATTCTTGTCTGAATCTTTGTATATAGAAACATCTCTGTGTATGCACGTAAGTGTGTCGCATGTATATGTACTGATACATCTATAATGTCTGTATTCATGAATACAGCATCAAGTAAGACTTTAGTGGTAATGATTCCATAACATTGTCATACAAAATGGCTTATTGTGTCACATTTATGTCTTTTACTACAAGTAAAAGCGTGGTAGATAATAAACTGTAACACAAATTCTCTTTGCAAAATGCGTCAGAAGAGGGTATGTTA from Cryptomeria japonica chromosome 3, Sugi_1.0, whole genome shotgun sequence harbors:
- the LOC131029588 gene encoding 3-hydroxy-3-methylglutaryl-coenzyme A reductase 1 gives rise to the protein MGWMMMWGMEGQGKQKKTPRLASDALPLPVWVTNKVFLVLFFLASYFLIGRWKEKVRISIPLYTLSLVEIGALLSLVASFSYLLGFFGIAFVQNTGEFDNHGEEPMLDSCKPKEEADPPAIDVTNCTDEEIAVAVAHGSVASQMLEKRVGNARRAASVRRRAVELMIGRSLEGLPLEGFDYDAIVGQCCELPVGYVQIPVGVVGPLLLDGAEYMVPMATTEGCLVASTNRGCKAIYLSGGVTSVILKDGMTRAPVVSFATVKRTAELKYYVDDPDNFDTLSVVFNRTSRFAKLQSIRCVLAGRNAYVRFNCSTGDAMGMNMVSKGVQNVLDYLQDIFPDMNVISISGNFCADKKATAVNWIEGRGKSVVCEAVIEEEVVTKILKTSVSALLELNMIKNLAGSAMAGAIGGFNAHAANIVSAIFIATGQDPAQNVESSQCITMMEATNEKDLHVSVTMPCIEVGTVGGGTQLASQAACLNLLGVKGANTNYPGSNARCLARIVAGAVLAGELSLMSALAAGQLVKSHMKYNRSSKAIA